In Triplophysa rosa linkage group LG7, Trosa_1v2, whole genome shotgun sequence, the following proteins share a genomic window:
- the shroom2a gene encoding protein Shroom2 isoform X1, whose product MDTINQYPLDSGFPEGDQRSVYTSDRPGSFDDPGNGDGWKLVDVILSGRAPWGFTIRGGLEHGGPLLITKVDEGGKAAVARLQAGDELVKINNFPLTGYRQEAICLVKGSHKSLSLVVKRNMKMVDFVAQKMPSESDVHMARSFLTKILRSSMRKNHFKGRNEPMSRPHSWHATKCNENHSEVKTQSTPSPVWQTRYDASSFSSDLSTGWEQTNLRRVSDQFSSLGSMDSLEQSSHPYPPGRLSPSKSNNNSIEHLGGGKRDSAYSSFSTSSGTPDYTLSKSNAASTENMLYKINQWDSSGRHSNGRHSQSLSHDEKLGYVQLPSGPANHEIPRIEEQPGTRNSSSGRIVIGPVWNVPDIKKNVVSSTPPPTPPTRSDSFAATKVHERSLITGTSELKPLVKGLQKTSETHERSLETCLEGRRDYNLPFKNNSSNSSISSDTHHQYVHRMASDKPYSLSTTDVRERHPTHANIPYHPRQYSDEVTFHAQTRTVPAPKPPFSGYYSSMQELPTNNHTQLNSQNQVRRPAASLSGLAMDPEGSTQSRYYGVTSHQTPQGMSQASLVRIDDSKASLVSELSHGGRDRISVGSQGGIKDRYYPPQPQHHDPDYNAFSKKTDNHLISASTNPLNMSDSTTTKPSEVRVNQKQHHVSCSDTHFGSHPPSKQPEQRRSVGLPKDYSQQPLPTKGDSKICPQKTPMLYSLAQEHNDVDDYQKEMNSVSAQQEAFDESKQARRSDRFATTLRNEIQMRRAQLQKSQSAATLGSPDEAAEETACWKSSGKSSPSSSGTFSSSYKDHLKEAQARVLQATSFRRKDLEPVLFEHPSVDVASREDVPPVSEVPSGKPTSGSSQVFRIGGRKRFSAEQKVRSVSEPDKIHEVGAEEHSPASDNAAHLENRRKFFEPTAKPAFPKPMPKHNLQTCEDTRVSKPGGMPHPAKSDMGGRSNTESSTPIAHNLIEGQDGSRTVNQLAMLKQQRLGTFAEYEAKWNGQKKTTEPRQSGRYHSADNILDTGIEEQRKPTCMHERSRSSPSADFYGQKLPLQERKSDVDSKPERNLSNQDMNGIRLNAKEHSELVCKAKPEPPALTKDLEIKSSDPPPGHHKPAPPFSDVSPRSEPSALSINKSSVLLPHLEKYTCPEGTPPPLGKFQEVQPGSQGGVLASLSPVNSQCSTPSQVPRKSLEHSKGPVREEELQQELVPPPFPPPPPPVAPPTQQSTGPTQPTMEGQRSPSPQFAPQRLTDKPPVSVSIQDEAPGRMDRVKDETTSVKKVPIKIVHSESNTEKESRQYLDLHSENPLTSQTPGVTHLQSLGNPDQSYSLFCTYTRQKDQGPESRDVAMGPLKDQGLQTNVNPVPHAIHGQQIDPSVDHNSNGVSSHTSHSEDDDGKREELARDIMGKDKTLVDILDQSKMKTTMDLMEGIFPQEEQLLEEAQQRRKAAPKQLSHRNSVEKKEDETLVAATALVTNSTYYSTSVPKAELLIKMKDMQEQSVEHVSEDELEEDNENLSGKKHELIDSLSKKLQVLREAQESLQEDVQDNNALGEEVEGVVQGVCKPNELDKFRMFVGDLDKVVNLLLSLSGRLARVENALNSLEEDASLEERRTLTEKRKLLIRQHEDAKELKENLDRRERVVYEILASYLSEERMADYEHFVKMKSALIIEQRKLEDKIKLGEEQLKCLMDSLPIDQRIMN is encoded by the exons GAATATGAAAATGGTGGATTTTGTAGCACAGAAAATGCCATCAGAGAGCGACGTGCATATGGCCCGGAGCTTTCTCACGAAGATTTTACGAAGTTCCATGAG AAAGAACCACTTTAAAGG GAGAAATGAACCCATGAGCAGACCTCACTCCTGGCATGCCACCAAGTGTAACGAAAATCATTCAGAAGTCAAAACACAGTCCACACCCTCGCCAGTCTGGCAAACAAGATATGATGCAAG TTCATTCTCTTCTGATCTCTCTACCGGCTGGGAGCAAACAAATCTACGGAGAGTCTCCGATCAGTTCAGTTCCTTGGGCAGTATGGACAGCCTAGAGCAAAGCTCTCATCCCTATCCACCTGGCCGCCTTTCCCCGAGCAAGTCCAATAATAACAGCATTGAACATTTAGGCGGTGGTAAAAGAGACTCTGCTTACAGTTCATTTTCTACAAGCTCAGGGACCCCGGATTACACACTTTCCAAAAGCAACGCAGCATCCACTGAGAACATGCTGTACAAAATTAATCAGTGGGACTCAAGTGGCCGCCACAGCAATGGCAGGCACAGTCAAAGCTTAAGCCATGATGAGAAGCTTGGATACGTGCAGCTTCCCTCGGGTCCAGCTAACCACGAGATCCCAAGAATCGAAGAACAACCGGGAACTCGAAATTCAAGCTCTGGAAGGATTGTCATTGGGCCTGTCTGGAATGTTCCAGATATAAAGAAAAACGTGGTATCGTCAACACCGCCTCCCACTCCACCTACCCGCAGTGATAGTTTTGCAGCTACCAAGGTTCATGAGAGAAGTTTGATCACAGGCACCTCTGAGTTAAAGCCTCTTGTGAAAGGATTGCAGAAGACATCAGAGACCCACGAAAGATCTCTTGAGACTTGTCTGGAGGGGCGACGTGATTATAATCTGCCATTCAAAAACAATTCCTCAAATTCTAGCATTTCTTCCGATACCCATCATCAATATGTCCACCGCATGGCCTCAGACAAGCCATACTCCTTGTCGACCACAGACGTCAGAGAGAGACATCCAACCCACGCCAATATTCCATACCATCCACGGCAGTACAGTGACGAAGTCACCTTTCATGCTCAAACTAGGACGGTGCCTGCACCGAAGCCTCCATTCAGCGGCTACTATAGCAGTATGCAGGAACTGCCCACAAACAACCACACACAGCTTAACAGCCAGAATCAGGTTAGAAGGCCAGCTGCTTCACTGTCCGGTCTTGCGATGGATCCTGAAGGAAGTACTCAGAGCCGTTATTATGGAGTCACATCCCACCAAACCCCTCAGGGAATGTCCCAGGCTTCTTTAGTGAGAATTGATGACTCTAAAGCTTCATTGGTCTCAGAACTGTCACACGGTGGAAGGGACAGAATATCCGTAGGTTCTCAAGGAGGAATAAAGGACAGGTATTACCCACCTCAGCCACAGCATCATGATCCAGATTATAATGCCTTCTCCAAAAAAACTGACAACCACCTAATCTCGGCATCCACTAATCCCTTGAATATGTCTGATTCAACAACCACCAAACCTTCTGAGGTGAGGGTTAACCAAAAGCAACACCATGTGTCTTGCTCAGATACACATTTTGGTAGTCATCCCCCTAGTAAGCAACCTGAGCAGAGAAGAAGTGTTGGCCTTCCCAAAGATTACTCACAACAGCCCTTGCCAACTAAAGGCGATTCAAAGATATGTCCCCAGAAAACGCCTATGTTGTATTCTCTCGCCCAAGAGCACAATGACGTGGATGACTATCAAAAGGAGATGAACAGTGTAAGTGCACAACAGGAAGCCTTTGACGAAAGCAAACAGGCACGACGAAGTGACCGCTTTGCTACCACGCTCCGCAATGAAATCCAGATGAGGAGGGCTCAACTTCAGAAGAGCCAAAGCGCTGCCACTTTAGGCAGTCCAGATGAAGCTGCAGAAGAGACTGCTTGCTGGAAGTCCTCTGGGAAATCTTCTCCTTCCTCATCTGGCACTTTTTCTAGCTCTTATAAAGACCATCTTAAAGAAGCCCAGGCCAGAGTCCTTCAGGCTACGTCATTCAGGAGAAAAGACTTGGAGCCGGTCCTGTTCGAGCATCCGAGCGTCGACGTTGCCTCCCGGGAAGACGTACCACCTGTTTCGGAGGTTCCATCCGGTAAACCCACCTCAGGGAGTAGTCAGGTGTTTCGCATCGGTGGACGAAAGCGCTTCTCTGCAGAGCAGAAAGTTCGGTCTGTTTCTGAGCCAGATAAAATTCACGAAGTGGGAGCGGAGGAGCACTCACCTGCATCCGACAATGCCGCACACTTAGAGAATCGCCGCAAATTCTTTGAGCCAACTGCAAAACCGGCCTTTCCTAAACCCATGCCAAAGCACAACCTGCAGACGTGTGAGGACACCAGAGTTTCCAAACCTGGAGGCATGCCACATCCTGCGAAGAGTGACATGGGTGGGCGGAGTAACACTGAAAGCTCAACCCCCATTGCACATAACCTAATTGAAGGTCAGGATGGTTCTCGCACAGTAAACCAACTAGCCATGCTGAAGCAGCAGAGACTTGGCACCTTTGCGGAGTATGAGGCCAAATGGAACGGCCAGAAGAAGACGACAGAACCAAGGCAGTCTGGAAGATACCACTCTGCAGATAACATCCTTGACACAGGAATTGAGGAGCAAAGAAAGCCCACCTGTATGCACGAAAGATCTAGatcctccccttctgctgatttCTATGGACAG AAGCTTCCACTTCAAGAAAGGAAATCAGATGTGGATTCCAAACCAGAAAGAAATCTCTCCAACCAAGATATGAATGGAATAAG attaaacGCAAAAGAACACAGTGAACTCGTATGCAAGGCGAAACCAGAACCTCCTGCTTTGACTAAAGACCTGGAGATAAAGTCTTCAGATCCTCCACCCGGTCACCATAAACCTGCCCCACCGTTTTCTGACGTCAGCCCTCGCAGTGAACCATCAGCCCTCTCCATAAACAAGAGCTCTGTTCTCTTGCCCCATCTGGAGAAGTACACATGCCCTGAGGGCACACCTCCTCCCCTTGGCAAATTTCAGGAGGTCCAGCCTGGATCACAAGGAGGAGTCTTGGCATCACTCTCTCCTGTCAACAGTCAATGCTCCACCCCTTCCCAAGTTCCCCGAAAGAGCTTGGAGCACAGCAAAGGGCCAGTCAGGGAGGAGGAGCTACAACAAGAGCTTGTGCCtcctccctttccacctcctCCCCCTCCCGTTGCCCCGCCTACCCAACAAAGCACTGGCCCGACCCAGCCCACCATGGAGGGGCAGCGTTCACCCTCGCCCCAGTTCGCTCCCCAGAGGCTGACCGACAAGCCCCCTGTTTCTGTCTCCATACAGGATGAAGCTCCTGGAAG GATGGATAGAGTTAAAGATGAGACCACATCAGTGAAAAAAGTGCCCATTAAGATCGTCCACTCAGAGAGCAACACCGAAAAAGAGAGTCGACAGTACCTCGACCTGCATAGCGAGAACCCTCTCACCTCCCAAACACCTGGAGTAACTCATCTTCAGAGTTTAGGAAACCCAGATCAGTCGTATTCCCTTTTTTGTACTTACACAAGGCAAAAGGACCAGGGGCCTGAATCGAGAGACGTAGCCATGGGTCCTCTAAAAGACCAGGGTCTGCAAACCAACGTGAACCCCGTTCCTCACGCAATACATGGTCAGCAGATCGACCCATCGGTGGATCACAACAGCAATGGAGTATCTTCACATACTTCTCACTCTGAGGATGATGATGGCAAGAGGGAGGAACTGGCCAGAGATATAATGGGCAAAGATAAGACCCTGGTGGACATTTTAGACCAGAGTAAGATGAAGACCACTATGGATCTGATGGAGGGGATTTTCCCTCAGGAAGAGCAGCTGCTCGAGGAGGCACAACAGCGCCGGAAAGCAGCACCTAAACAGCTATCCCATCGCAACTCTGTGGAGAA GAAGGAGGACGAGACCCTGGTGGCAGCCACTGCTTTAGTGACTAATTCCACCTACTACAGTACATCTGTGCCCAAAGCAGAGCTGCTGATAAAGATGAAGGACATGCAGGAACAGAGCGTGGAACACGTCTCAGAAGATGAACTTGAGGAGGACAATGAAAATCTCTCTGGCAAGAAG CACGAGTTGATTGACAGCCTGAGCAAGAAGTTGCAGGTGCTAAGGGAAGCCCAAGAGAGTCTACAGGAGGACGTTCAGGACAACAATGCTCTTGGGGAGGAAGTGGAGGGCGTCGTACAGGGCGTCTGCAAGCCAAATGAGCTTGACAAGTTCAGAATGTTTGTCGGCGACCTTGATAAAGTGGTCAACCTTCTGCTGTCCCTGTCTGGACGTCTGGCCAGAGTGGAAAATGCGCTCAACAGCCTGGAGGAAGATGCTTCGCTGGAGGAGAGG CGGACGCTGACAGAAAAGCGCAAACTGTTGATCCGTCAACACGAAGATGCCAAGGAACTAAAGGAGAACCTCGACAGGAGAGAGCGTGTGGTCTATGAGATCCTGGCCAGCTACCTGTCGGAGGAGAGGATGGCTGACTACGAGCACTTTGTGAAGATGAAATCAGCCCTCATCATTGAGCAGCGAAAGCTCGAGGACAAGATCAAACTGGGCGAAGAGCAGCTCAAGTGTCTTATGGACAGTCTCCCGATAGACCAGAGGATCATGAACTGA
- the shroom2a gene encoding protein Shroom2 isoform X8: MKMVDFVAQKMPSESDVHMARSFLTKILRSSMRRNEPMSRPHSWHATKCNENHSEVKTQSTPSPVWQTRYDASSFSSDLSTGWEQTNLRRVSDQFSSLGSMDSLEQSSHPYPPGRLSPSKSNNNSIEHLGGGKRDSAYSSFSTSSGTPDYTLSKSNAASTENMLYKINQWDSSGRHSNGRHSQSLSHDEKLGYVQLPSGPANHEIPRIEEQPGTRNSSSGRIVIGPVWNVPDIKKNVVSSTPPPTPPTRSDSFAATKVHERSLITGTSELKPLVKGLQKTSETHERSLETCLEGRRDYNLPFKNNSSNSSISSDTHHQYVHRMASDKPYSLSTTDVRERHPTHANIPYHPRQYSDEVTFHAQTRTVPAPKPPFSGYYSSMQELPTNNHTQLNSQNQVRRPAASLSGLAMDPEGSTQSRYYGVTSHQTPQGMSQASLVRIDDSKASLVSELSHGGRDRISVGSQGGIKDRYYPPQPQHHDPDYNAFSKKTDNHLISASTNPLNMSDSTTTKPSEVRVNQKQHHVSCSDTHFGSHPPSKQPEQRRSVGLPKDYSQQPLPTKGDSKICPQKTPMLYSLAQEHNDVDDYQKEMNSVSAQQEAFDESKQARRSDRFATTLRNEIQMRRAQLQKSQSAATLGSPDEAAEETACWKSSGKSSPSSSGTFSSSYKDHLKEAQARVLQATSFRRKDLEPVLFEHPSVDVASREDVPPVSEVPSGKPTSGSSQVFRIGGRKRFSAEQKVRSVSEPDKIHEVGAEEHSPASDNAAHLENRRKFFEPTAKPAFPKPMPKHNLQTCEDTRVSKPGGMPHPAKSDMGGRSNTESSTPIAHNLIEGQDGSRTVNQLAMLKQQRLGTFAEYEAKWNGQKKTTEPRQSGRYHSADNILDTGIEEQRKPTCMHERSRSSPSADFYGQKLPLQERKSDVDSKPERNLSNQDMNGIRLNAKEHSELVCKAKPEPPALTKDLEIKSSDPPPGHHKPAPPFSDVSPRSEPSALSINKSSVLLPHLEKYTCPEGTPPPLGKFQEVQPGSQGGVLASLSPVNSQCSTPSQVPRKSLEHSKGPVREEELQQELVPPPFPPPPPPVAPPTQQSTGPTQPTMEGQRSPSPQFAPQRLTDKPPVSVSIQDEAPGRMDRVKDETTSVKKVPIKIVHSESNTEKESRQYLDLHSENPLTSQTPGVTHLQSLGNPDQSYSLFCTYTRQKDQGPESRDVAMGPLKDQGLQTNVNPVPHAIHGQQIDPSVDHNSNGVSSHTSHSEDDDGKREELARDIMGKDKTLVDILDQSKMKTTMDLMEGIFPQEEQLLEEAQQRRKAAPKQLSHRNSVEKKEDETLVAATALVTNSTYYSTSVPKAELLIKMKDMQEQSVEHVSEDELEEDNENLSGKKHELIDSLSKKLQVLREAQESLQEDVQDNNALGEEVEGVVQGVCKPNELDKFRMFVGDLDKVVNLLLSLSGRLARVENALNSLEEDASLEERRTLTEKRKLLIRQHEDAKELKENLDRRERVVYEILASYLSEERMADYEHFVKMKSALIIEQRKLEDKIKLGEEQLKCLMDSLPIDQRIMN; the protein is encoded by the exons ATGAAAATGGTGGATTTTGTAGCACAGAAAATGCCATCAGAGAGCGACGTGCATATGGCCCGGAGCTTTCTCACGAAGATTTTACGAAGTTCCATGAG GAGAAATGAACCCATGAGCAGACCTCACTCCTGGCATGCCACCAAGTGTAACGAAAATCATTCAGAAGTCAAAACACAGTCCACACCCTCGCCAGTCTGGCAAACAAGATATGATGCAAG TTCATTCTCTTCTGATCTCTCTACCGGCTGGGAGCAAACAAATCTACGGAGAGTCTCCGATCAGTTCAGTTCCTTGGGCAGTATGGACAGCCTAGAGCAAAGCTCTCATCCCTATCCACCTGGCCGCCTTTCCCCGAGCAAGTCCAATAATAACAGCATTGAACATTTAGGCGGTGGTAAAAGAGACTCTGCTTACAGTTCATTTTCTACAAGCTCAGGGACCCCGGATTACACACTTTCCAAAAGCAACGCAGCATCCACTGAGAACATGCTGTACAAAATTAATCAGTGGGACTCAAGTGGCCGCCACAGCAATGGCAGGCACAGTCAAAGCTTAAGCCATGATGAGAAGCTTGGATACGTGCAGCTTCCCTCGGGTCCAGCTAACCACGAGATCCCAAGAATCGAAGAACAACCGGGAACTCGAAATTCAAGCTCTGGAAGGATTGTCATTGGGCCTGTCTGGAATGTTCCAGATATAAAGAAAAACGTGGTATCGTCAACACCGCCTCCCACTCCACCTACCCGCAGTGATAGTTTTGCAGCTACCAAGGTTCATGAGAGAAGTTTGATCACAGGCACCTCTGAGTTAAAGCCTCTTGTGAAAGGATTGCAGAAGACATCAGAGACCCACGAAAGATCTCTTGAGACTTGTCTGGAGGGGCGACGTGATTATAATCTGCCATTCAAAAACAATTCCTCAAATTCTAGCATTTCTTCCGATACCCATCATCAATATGTCCACCGCATGGCCTCAGACAAGCCATACTCCTTGTCGACCACAGACGTCAGAGAGAGACATCCAACCCACGCCAATATTCCATACCATCCACGGCAGTACAGTGACGAAGTCACCTTTCATGCTCAAACTAGGACGGTGCCTGCACCGAAGCCTCCATTCAGCGGCTACTATAGCAGTATGCAGGAACTGCCCACAAACAACCACACACAGCTTAACAGCCAGAATCAGGTTAGAAGGCCAGCTGCTTCACTGTCCGGTCTTGCGATGGATCCTGAAGGAAGTACTCAGAGCCGTTATTATGGAGTCACATCCCACCAAACCCCTCAGGGAATGTCCCAGGCTTCTTTAGTGAGAATTGATGACTCTAAAGCTTCATTGGTCTCAGAACTGTCACACGGTGGAAGGGACAGAATATCCGTAGGTTCTCAAGGAGGAATAAAGGACAGGTATTACCCACCTCAGCCACAGCATCATGATCCAGATTATAATGCCTTCTCCAAAAAAACTGACAACCACCTAATCTCGGCATCCACTAATCCCTTGAATATGTCTGATTCAACAACCACCAAACCTTCTGAGGTGAGGGTTAACCAAAAGCAACACCATGTGTCTTGCTCAGATACACATTTTGGTAGTCATCCCCCTAGTAAGCAACCTGAGCAGAGAAGAAGTGTTGGCCTTCCCAAAGATTACTCACAACAGCCCTTGCCAACTAAAGGCGATTCAAAGATATGTCCCCAGAAAACGCCTATGTTGTATTCTCTCGCCCAAGAGCACAATGACGTGGATGACTATCAAAAGGAGATGAACAGTGTAAGTGCACAACAGGAAGCCTTTGACGAAAGCAAACAGGCACGACGAAGTGACCGCTTTGCTACCACGCTCCGCAATGAAATCCAGATGAGGAGGGCTCAACTTCAGAAGAGCCAAAGCGCTGCCACTTTAGGCAGTCCAGATGAAGCTGCAGAAGAGACTGCTTGCTGGAAGTCCTCTGGGAAATCTTCTCCTTCCTCATCTGGCACTTTTTCTAGCTCTTATAAAGACCATCTTAAAGAAGCCCAGGCCAGAGTCCTTCAGGCTACGTCATTCAGGAGAAAAGACTTGGAGCCGGTCCTGTTCGAGCATCCGAGCGTCGACGTTGCCTCCCGGGAAGACGTACCACCTGTTTCGGAGGTTCCATCCGGTAAACCCACCTCAGGGAGTAGTCAGGTGTTTCGCATCGGTGGACGAAAGCGCTTCTCTGCAGAGCAGAAAGTTCGGTCTGTTTCTGAGCCAGATAAAATTCACGAAGTGGGAGCGGAGGAGCACTCACCTGCATCCGACAATGCCGCACACTTAGAGAATCGCCGCAAATTCTTTGAGCCAACTGCAAAACCGGCCTTTCCTAAACCCATGCCAAAGCACAACCTGCAGACGTGTGAGGACACCAGAGTTTCCAAACCTGGAGGCATGCCACATCCTGCGAAGAGTGACATGGGTGGGCGGAGTAACACTGAAAGCTCAACCCCCATTGCACATAACCTAATTGAAGGTCAGGATGGTTCTCGCACAGTAAACCAACTAGCCATGCTGAAGCAGCAGAGACTTGGCACCTTTGCGGAGTATGAGGCCAAATGGAACGGCCAGAAGAAGACGACAGAACCAAGGCAGTCTGGAAGATACCACTCTGCAGATAACATCCTTGACACAGGAATTGAGGAGCAAAGAAAGCCCACCTGTATGCACGAAAGATCTAGatcctccccttctgctgatttCTATGGACAG AAGCTTCCACTTCAAGAAAGGAAATCAGATGTGGATTCCAAACCAGAAAGAAATCTCTCCAACCAAGATATGAATGGAATAAG attaaacGCAAAAGAACACAGTGAACTCGTATGCAAGGCGAAACCAGAACCTCCTGCTTTGACTAAAGACCTGGAGATAAAGTCTTCAGATCCTCCACCCGGTCACCATAAACCTGCCCCACCGTTTTCTGACGTCAGCCCTCGCAGTGAACCATCAGCCCTCTCCATAAACAAGAGCTCTGTTCTCTTGCCCCATCTGGAGAAGTACACATGCCCTGAGGGCACACCTCCTCCCCTTGGCAAATTTCAGGAGGTCCAGCCTGGATCACAAGGAGGAGTCTTGGCATCACTCTCTCCTGTCAACAGTCAATGCTCCACCCCTTCCCAAGTTCCCCGAAAGAGCTTGGAGCACAGCAAAGGGCCAGTCAGGGAGGAGGAGCTACAACAAGAGCTTGTGCCtcctccctttccacctcctCCCCCTCCCGTTGCCCCGCCTACCCAACAAAGCACTGGCCCGACCCAGCCCACCATGGAGGGGCAGCGTTCACCCTCGCCCCAGTTCGCTCCCCAGAGGCTGACCGACAAGCCCCCTGTTTCTGTCTCCATACAGGATGAAGCTCCTGGAAG GATGGATAGAGTTAAAGATGAGACCACATCAGTGAAAAAAGTGCCCATTAAGATCGTCCACTCAGAGAGCAACACCGAAAAAGAGAGTCGACAGTACCTCGACCTGCATAGCGAGAACCCTCTCACCTCCCAAACACCTGGAGTAACTCATCTTCAGAGTTTAGGAAACCCAGATCAGTCGTATTCCCTTTTTTGTACTTACACAAGGCAAAAGGACCAGGGGCCTGAATCGAGAGACGTAGCCATGGGTCCTCTAAAAGACCAGGGTCTGCAAACCAACGTGAACCCCGTTCCTCACGCAATACATGGTCAGCAGATCGACCCATCGGTGGATCACAACAGCAATGGAGTATCTTCACATACTTCTCACTCTGAGGATGATGATGGCAAGAGGGAGGAACTGGCCAGAGATATAATGGGCAAAGATAAGACCCTGGTGGACATTTTAGACCAGAGTAAGATGAAGACCACTATGGATCTGATGGAGGGGATTTTCCCTCAGGAAGAGCAGCTGCTCGAGGAGGCACAACAGCGCCGGAAAGCAGCACCTAAACAGCTATCCCATCGCAACTCTGTGGAGAA GAAGGAGGACGAGACCCTGGTGGCAGCCACTGCTTTAGTGACTAATTCCACCTACTACAGTACATCTGTGCCCAAAGCAGAGCTGCTGATAAAGATGAAGGACATGCAGGAACAGAGCGTGGAACACGTCTCAGAAGATGAACTTGAGGAGGACAATGAAAATCTCTCTGGCAAGAAG CACGAGTTGATTGACAGCCTGAGCAAGAAGTTGCAGGTGCTAAGGGAAGCCCAAGAGAGTCTACAGGAGGACGTTCAGGACAACAATGCTCTTGGGGAGGAAGTGGAGGGCGTCGTACAGGGCGTCTGCAAGCCAAATGAGCTTGACAAGTTCAGAATGTTTGTCGGCGACCTTGATAAAGTGGTCAACCTTCTGCTGTCCCTGTCTGGACGTCTGGCCAGAGTGGAAAATGCGCTCAACAGCCTGGAGGAAGATGCTTCGCTGGAGGAGAGG CGGACGCTGACAGAAAAGCGCAAACTGTTGATCCGTCAACACGAAGATGCCAAGGAACTAAAGGAGAACCTCGACAGGAGAGAGCGTGTGGTCTATGAGATCCTGGCCAGCTACCTGTCGGAGGAGAGGATGGCTGACTACGAGCACTTTGTGAAGATGAAATCAGCCCTCATCATTGAGCAGCGAAAGCTCGAGGACAAGATCAAACTGGGCGAAGAGCAGCTCAAGTGTCTTATGGACAGTCTCCCGATAGACCAGAGGATCATGAACTGA